From one Deinococcus aetherius genomic stretch:
- a CDS encoding class I SAM-dependent methyltransferase — translation MNETGDPSLPSTAPAYWEQRYQDNPRPWTGRPNAILARWVEPLTPGSALDLGCSEGNSAVWLAGQGWQVTGVDISATALKRAAQHAEGAGVSARTHFEQHDLEVSFPAGQFDLVYALYLQSPVAFPRDAVLRRAAAAVRPGGLLLVIEHASAPSWVKEPNIQYPTAQEALGTLGLNLDGWDLAYLGSPERAVTEMSSPDGQGGTIKDNIIALRRRGP, via the coding sequence ATGAACGAAACAGGCGACCCCTCCCTCCCGTCCACTGCCCCGGCGTACTGGGAGCAGCGTTACCAGGACAACCCGCGGCCCTGGACCGGGCGACCCAACGCCATCCTGGCGCGGTGGGTGGAGCCCTTGACTCCGGGCAGCGCCCTCGACCTGGGGTGCAGCGAAGGCAACAGCGCCGTCTGGCTGGCCGGGCAGGGCTGGCAGGTCACAGGGGTGGACATCTCGGCCACAGCCCTGAAACGTGCTGCCCAGCACGCCGAGGGTGCGGGGGTGAGCGCCCGCACCCACTTCGAGCAGCACGACCTGGAGGTGAGCTTTCCGGCAGGGCAGTTCGATCTGGTCTACGCGCTCTACCTGCAATCCCCCGTGGCCTTTCCCCGGGACGCGGTGCTGCGCCGGGCCGCCGCCGCCGTGCGGCCCGGCGGCCTGCTGCTGGTGATCGAGCACGCCTCGGCGCCTTCGTGGGTGAAAGAGCCCAACATTCAGTATCCCACCGCGCAGGAAGCGCTGGGCACCCTCGGTCTGAATCTTGACGGGTGGGACCTCGCCTACCTGGGAAGCCCGGAGCGTGCCGTGACCGAAATGAGCAGCCCGGACGGTCAGGGGGGCACGATCAAGGACAACATCATCGCCCTGAGGCGGCGCGGGCCATGA
- a CDS encoding NAD(P)/FAD-dependent oxidoreductase, whose product MLYDALIIGGSYAGLSGAMQVARSGRPVCVLDSGQPRNRFATHSHGFFGQDGQVPRQMIARARADLCAYSNVTVLDARATHARRDGDAFCVTLASGETLRARKLLLAYGVVDLLPDLPGVAERWGQTVLHCPYCHGYEVRGERLGVLSVMPQSTHQALLISDWGPVTFFLNGSPPPDSTMLAKFATRGITVEPAPILGLEGAAPALDGVRHTDGRLVPVDALFLASRIRPASDLAEQLGCALVDGPQGPLLQTDAGKQTSVPGVYAAGDLTPGIGNASMAAADGVFAGASLHQSLIFGPLAALEQVASD is encoded by the coding sequence ATGCTCTATGACGCCCTGATCATCGGCGGCAGCTACGCCGGGCTGTCCGGCGCGATGCAAGTCGCCCGCAGCGGTCGCCCTGTCTGCGTCCTCGACAGCGGCCAGCCGCGCAACCGTTTCGCCACCCATTCCCACGGGTTCTTCGGTCAGGACGGTCAGGTCCCGCGCCAGATGATCGCCCGGGCCCGCGCCGATCTCTGCGCCTATTCCAACGTGACGGTTCTGGACGCCCGAGCAACCCATGCCCGACGTGACGGGGACGCTTTCTGCGTCACCCTCGCTTCCGGTGAGACCCTGCGCGCCCGGAAGCTGCTGCTGGCCTACGGGGTCGTGGACCTGTTGCCCGACCTGCCGGGCGTGGCCGAACGCTGGGGACAGACGGTGCTGCACTGTCCGTACTGTCACGGCTACGAGGTCAGGGGAGAACGGCTCGGCGTCCTGAGCGTCATGCCACAGTCCACCCACCAGGCGCTGCTGATCTCGGACTGGGGACCCGTCACCTTTTTCTTGAACGGAAGCCCCCCACCGGATTCCACAATGCTGGCGAAGTTCGCCACACGCGGAATCACGGTCGAGCCCGCCCCGATCCTGGGGCTGGAGGGTGCAGCCCCAGCGCTGGACGGCGTGCGCCACACAGATGGTCGCCTCGTTCCCGTGGACGCCCTCTTTCTGGCCTCACGCATCCGCCCGGCCAGCGACCTCGCCGAGCAACTGGGCTGCGCCCTCGTGGACGGTCCCCAGGGACCGCTGCTTCAAACGGACGCGGGCAAGCAGACCAGCGTGCCGGGCGTGTACGCGGCGGGCGACCTCACCCCGGGCATCGGCAATGCCTCGATGGCCGCCGCCGACGGGGTGTTCGCCGGAGCCTCCCTGCACCAGTCCCTGATCTTCGGGCCGCTGGCTGCATTGGAGCAGGTCGCCTCGGACTGA
- a CDS encoding Rrf2 family transcriptional regulator produces MSLDSRLSSVLHLLLHLMESQEAIPSERLATALNSNPVVVRRTMAGLRGAGLVTSEKGHGGGWRLSCDPDQTTLFDVYRALGSPTLFAIGNRSERPTCLIEQAVNAALDDTLREAETLITARLQTLTLAALASDFESRLQLSLCAPQENTHAL; encoded by the coding sequence ATGAGTCTCGATAGTCGGCTCTCCAGCGTGCTTCATCTGCTGCTGCACTTGATGGAGTCTCAGGAGGCCATCCCCTCCGAGCGGCTTGCCACCGCCCTGAACAGCAACCCGGTGGTCGTACGCCGCACGATGGCCGGACTGCGCGGCGCCGGTCTCGTCACCTCCGAAAAGGGGCACGGGGGCGGCTGGCGCCTGTCCTGCGACCCCGACCAAACGACCCTGTTCGACGTGTACCGGGCCCTGGGTTCGCCCACGCTCTTTGCCATCGGCAACCGCTCCGAGCGCCCCACCTGCCTGATCGAACAGGCCGTCAACGCGGCCCTGGACGACACCTTGCGGGAGGCGGAGACCCTGATCACCGCACGGCTTCAGACCCTGACGCTGGCGGCCCTGGCGAGCGACTTTGAGTCCCGACTCCAACTGTCCCTTTGCGCCCCTCAGGAGAACACCCATGCTCTATGA
- a CDS encoding SDR family NAD(P)-dependent oxidoreductase, producing MSDQPVALITGANQGIGLQVAKDLAAHNFTVLVGSRDFGKGEVAAQSIGEAAHAIQLDVTDHASITAAAERIRTEFGRLDVLVNNAAISHAGPAGTPMEEILRSNRPSTASLDDVRAVFETNVFGVIAVTPAMLPLLREAPAGRIVNVSSGAGSLTLNADPGFPYRAGFGVVYTASKTALNAVTLAFAIELESTGIKVNAVSPGFTATALNNFSGTETVEQGARQPVRVALDADGPTGTFSGPDGPFPW from the coding sequence ATGTCAGATCAGCCCGTCGCCCTGATCACCGGTGCCAATCAAGGGATCGGCCTTCAGGTCGCCAAAGACCTCGCCGCACACAACTTCACCGTGCTCGTGGGCTCACGGGACTTTGGGAAGGGGGAGGTGGCCGCGCAGAGCATCGGGGAAGCCGCGCACGCCATTCAGCTCGACGTGACGGATCATGCCTCCATCACGGCGGCGGCGGAGCGTATCCGCACGGAGTTCGGACGCCTCGACGTGCTCGTGAACAACGCGGCCATTTCACATGCAGGCCCGGCGGGCACGCCGATGGAAGAGATCCTCCGGTCCAACCGTCCCAGCACCGCGTCACTCGACGACGTGCGCGCGGTGTTCGAGACGAACGTCTTCGGGGTCATCGCCGTCACGCCGGCCATGCTGCCGCTCCTGCGCGAAGCGCCGGCCGGACGCATCGTCAACGTGTCGAGCGGTGCCGGCTCGCTCACCTTGAACGCGGATCCAGGTTTTCCGTACCGCGCCGGGTTCGGCGTCGTCTACACGGCCTCGAAGACTGCCCTCAACGCGGTCACACTCGCCTTCGCCATCGAACTCGAATCGACCGGCATCAAGGTCAACGCCGTGAGTCCGGGCTTCACCGCGACCGCCCTCAACAACTTCTCGGGGACGGAGACGGTCGAGCAGGGAGCGCGTCAACCTGTGCGCGTCGCCCTCGATGCCGACGGTCCGACAGGCACATTCTCGGGTCCGGACGGCCCGTTCCCGTGGTGA
- a CDS encoding cation:proton antiporter: protein MLIFETLLGLLLGAAMLSMVARRLNIPYPTLLAVGGTLVAFLPGAPRVTLPPELILALFVAPVLLDAAADTSLRDLRANAGAVGSLVVVAVGLTTVAVAVTARLLLPEFPWAAAIALGALVAPPDAVAALAVLRQVNPPFRLRKVLEGESLLNDASALLIYTLAVGAVASGSFSLLGALPTFGLVVFGSALVGWALAWPVGRLIERIDDAPTSVIFQFGLTFALWLLAERLGLSPVVTTVVFGLTAGRGPGLAARLRVPSFAVWDAVTFVLNVLAFTLIGLQLGPILDALSGADLRRSLGAALIILAVVVTVRLVWALVYGVVRSRKRSAAGGDASAPPTAAGGLVIGWSGMRGIVTLATALALPEGFPERNFIQLTAFVVVLGTLVIQGLTLRPLLLWLRLPPDTTVERELRLARAMALKAALHSLDGDDSEAAQRLRLEYREGLGQLRGGGDPHNSPDNVLRHGVVAASRRALSELRRSGQIGDDAYHLVETELDWLELSAGPGAAPA, encoded by the coding sequence ATGCTGATCTTTGAAACCCTGCTCGGGCTGCTGCTGGGCGCGGCCATGCTGTCGATGGTCGCCCGGCGGCTGAACATTCCCTATCCGACCCTGCTGGCGGTGGGGGGCACGCTGGTCGCCTTTCTGCCGGGCGCGCCCCGCGTGACCCTGCCGCCCGAGCTGATCCTGGCCCTGTTCGTGGCCCCGGTGCTGCTGGACGCCGCCGCCGACACCTCGCTGCGCGACCTGCGCGCCAACGCGGGGGCCGTGGGGTCGCTCGTCGTGGTGGCGGTGGGCCTGACGACCGTGGCCGTGGCCGTGACCGCCCGGCTTCTCCTGCCCGAGTTTCCGTGGGCCGCCGCCATCGCGCTCGGGGCGCTGGTCGCGCCGCCCGACGCCGTGGCGGCGCTGGCGGTGCTGCGGCAGGTCAACCCGCCCTTTCGGCTGCGCAAGGTGCTGGAGGGCGAGAGCCTGCTCAACGACGCCTCGGCGCTGCTGATCTATACGCTGGCGGTCGGGGCCGTGGCGAGCGGCAGCTTCTCGCTGCTGGGTGCGCTGCCCACCTTTGGCCTCGTGGTCTTTGGCAGCGCCCTCGTCGGCTGGGCGCTGGCCTGGCCGGTCGGGCGGCTGATCGAGCGCATCGACGACGCGCCGACCTCGGTCATCTTTCAGTTCGGGCTGACCTTTGCCCTGTGGCTGCTGGCCGAGAGATTGGGCCTGTCGCCCGTGGTGACCACCGTGGTCTTCGGGCTCACCGCCGGGCGCGGCCCGGGGCTCGCGGCGCGGCTGCGGGTTCCGAGTTTCGCCGTGTGGGACGCCGTGACCTTCGTGCTCAACGTGCTGGCCTTTACCCTGATCGGCCTGCAACTGGGGCCCATCCTCGACGCGCTGAGCGGGGCCGACCTGCGGCGCTCGCTGGGGGCAGCCCTCATCATCCTGGCGGTGGTGGTCACCGTGCGGCTCGTCTGGGCGCTGGTTTACGGGGTCGTGCGGTCTCGGAAGCGTTCCGCCGCCGGGGGGGACGCCTCTGCCCCGCCGACCGCCGCCGGTGGCCTGGTGATCGGCTGGTCGGGGATGCGCGGCATCGTGACGTTGGCGACGGCCCTGGCGCTGCCGGAGGGCTTTCCCGAGCGCAACTTCATCCAGCTCACCGCCTTCGTCGTGGTGCTGGGCACGCTGGTCATCCAGGGCCTGACGCTGCGCCCACTGCTGCTGTGGCTGCGCCTGCCGCCCGACACGACCGTGGAGCGCGAGCTGCGCCTGGCACGGGCCATGGCACTCAAGGCGGCCCTCCACTCCCTGGACGGCGACGACTCCGAGGCCGCACAGCGCCTGCGGTTGGAGTACAGAGAAGGCCTGGGCCAGCTCCGCGGGGGCGGGGACCCGCACAACTCGCCCGACAACGTGCTGCGCCACGGGGTCGTGGCCGCCAGCCGCCGTGCCCTGAGCGAGTTGCGCCGCAGCGGCCAGATCGGCGACGATGCCTACCACCTCGTCGAGACTGAACTGGACTGGCTGGAACTCAGCGCCGGGCCCGGCGCAGCGCCGGCGTGA